The nucleotide sequence ttaaccctatttttgtgaaattgtatatttcactataattaacaccatacatttcgcctaaatcactggctatgttgaataaagttcacaaaacagtaattttcttattttcaacagtatgattgtatgtcagtattatgattgtatgtcaaacaattatagataagatcaataaccaatcagttttaccaaatacacatactccatggctgaaagatagcaaaatcacagaatcacagatgagacctcaaacaacatttaattcatttacttatacacaacatattagatctcacctccacaatttcctcatcaaaatctacatctagtctactaaaccctatttgtactcaccttcttaagactggtctccccttcctggataatgttttgctctagattataattctatcagggcatgtaccgcagTACCGCATGTACCGCTGTCGTTTAACTCTTCAACTGCCACGGAATTCTAGAACACTGTACCCCCTCACTGCCAgaacaacattctaaatcccccAAAAATCTGCTGGATATTGTCAAACTGTGTATAAAGTACCTGTTTTCTGGTTTTACACTACTTTTTGATAGCTACAGTCAAATAACAAAGGATGTTACACCACTGCCTCTATTTAGGGCTCATTGTGAATGTGATTGTGGTTATTACAAACAGCAGTTGTACAATACAATTTGTAATATGTACTAATGAATTATcacctcaaaaacacacacaatagataATATTCATAGGAAGATATGTAATTTAatcaattaataatatattattacatactcTAAATATTCACACATCTCATTACATTATTACAAAATGATTGAGTAGCAAACTTATAACATACAACGTGACAAACGGTCACGGTTTTAATTCAGATAAATCAGGTAGTCTAACAAACAGTGACATGTTAATCATGTAGTACCATGCATGTCATTATTTATGCTGTTCCTTTGCAATTAAATTCAGGTCCAGAAAGGTTTAGAATGACTAAACATAAACACCCCTGTAGTAAAATTGAAcaataaatatgaataataaGTTCTTTTTGCTAATtgatgggcagccgtggcctactggttagcgcttcgaactaaacggagggttgccggttcgaatcccgaccagtaggaacggctgaagtgcccttgagcaaggtgtgtgcttcacctcactgtatgttcactgtgtgctgagtgtgtttcactaattcacggattgggatacatgcagagaccaaatttccctcacgggatcaaaagagtatatatactattggtGATATTGGTGACAAACCAAGATACTTTGCACATGACAATTTGCAGAtcataaaagaaaaaatgtcCACCTGCTGGGGTGTTTTTTTAACATCTGCAAAACAGTAAAGGACTGACATAGGTTAAGTTCTTGTGAGCACACTAACAGCAGAGACCAGTGTTGTGCCCGGGGAGCAACCTATATGTGGCTCATGTTCTCTGTGATTAATTTCCTATTTTGCCTTTGAAAACACATTGGATTAGATCCATGTTTCATTTGAGTATACAGCTATACAATAACTGTTGAAGTGAACAAAAAAGAACTCTGAACATCTTTTGGAAACTAGTGTACTACTAGCCAGCTACTTGCTAGCCAGCTACTATAGCcagttcaagttttgtatagatttctaaaaatgaacagtaaaacctctacactggtagagatttgaacaaacaataaatatcagttcaagttttgtatgaatttctaaaaatgaacagtaaaacctctacactggtagagatttgaacaaataaacaatatcagttcaagttttgtatagatttctaaaaatgaacagtaaaaccTCTGCACTGGTAGAGATCTGAACAAACAATatcagttcaagttttgtatagatttctaAAAACGAACAGCAGGACCTCTACACTGGTAGAgatttgaacaaacaaacaataaatatcagttcaagttttgtatagatttctaAAAACGAACAGCAGGACCTCTACACTGGTAGAgatttgaacaaacaaacaataaatatcagtttaagttttgtatagatttctaaaaatgaacagtaaaacctccacactggtagagatttgaacaaacaaacagtaaatatcagttcaagttttgtatagatttctaaaaatgaacagtaaaacctccacactggtagagattttaacaaacaaacagtaaatatcagttcaagttttgtatagatttctaaaaatgaacagtaactGTTTGGAATAACTAATCATTTGAACTGATTGAAAGAACTGATCATTTGAGCTGATTGAAAGAACTGATCCTTTGAACTGATTGAAAGAAGGCTGATTTAACTGATTGAAAGTGCTCCTAGACGACCTAGGCTGGTAGTGGTGGATGCCTGAGATGGAAGATtctgtaaaagaaaaaaaaaactatatttaGAGAAGAAAATTCAAACAAAATGGAACATTTTGGCAAATGTCTACATTTATAGTTATTAGCAGTATAATTTAACGTGCATAAATAACTTTTATATAATCAATAGTAGTAATTATTACATTGTATGAAACAAGGAAAATGCATCAACATGTGCATATtaaaattaatgtaatttacCAGATACTAGCACGCATACTAGATAGCCTACTATAATAAGCAAACAACATCTCACCAGTGTTTGTACACAAGCTTTGTATGGTACATCTCAAAGCAGtcagtggggcacagtgcaggGTGGTCTGGACAGGTCTTGCAGAAGAAAGGTGTCTGCTTCCTCCCTCTTCGTGCGTCATCTGGACTGCGCTTCTGCGTGGAACAGACTTTGCAGTCCGGACGCGATTTCTCGTGTTGTCCGAGAAAGTGTCGACCAGTGAGACGCACGGGCACTAACGGTGTGCTGATTGGCCTGGGAGGTGGAGTGAGCTCAATTTGCCTCCGTCTCAGTAGCCCCTTCACCACAAGCTCGCGGAATCCAGCAGACTGCATTGTATTGCCACTTTCTTTGTGCAAGATGTAGGCATTCACAAGTGCGACCTCTCGGATATGATGGAACATCCGATGGTACCACTTCATTGCACGGTGTCGGTAGCTGTAATAGGAGCATAGCTGGTCTCCGCGATCTACCCCTCCCATAAAGCGGTTGTAGTCCTCCACGCTCTTTGGCTTGCGCAAAGTTCTGTAGCCATCAGGCCCTTTTCTACGCACTCGTTTGGTGATAACGAGATTGTCGTGCACTGTGGAGAGGACGGTGACTGTACCATCATCACGAAAAGACGCAGTTAAAAGTGGACGTTTTTCAAAAAACACAGGGGGTTCTGAAGGCCACAATTTCAGACCATGGAGTTGAGGGGGCATGCCTTTCCTGTTCACACGAACAGTTCCACACGCGCCGGTGTTTTGCCGGTGGAGCTCTTGGAAAAGAGCGGGGGAGGTGTAGTAGCTGTCAGTATAGAGACTGTGTCCCTTCCCCAAAAGCTTGGCTTCCCTTAGCAAGCCAACAACTGAACTATGGCCAATACCCAGACAGCGATCGTGAGTTGAAGGCCCTCCAGTGTATAATGTGCCACAGGTGCGATGTAATTACTTGTCGCGTCTCATAGGACAAAATTCTTCAGACCAAACCGGTGTCTTTTTTTTGGCACGTACTGACGAAAAAACACCCTTCCACAAAATGAAACCATGGATTCGTCAATGGAGAGGTGTTCGTGGGGGTAGTACTCGCTCTGAAAACTCTTCAGGACTAGATCCATAAGTGGGCggattttaaaaagtggatcATAACCCGGCTGACCTCTCCAACCTCAGAGAGTTGTCATTGAAGTGGATGCAGGAGGACAAGAGCTGAAAGCGGTTGCGTGTCATTACACGGGCGAAATTTGGTGTCAAGCCCAGTGAATTTTGGGTGCTCCAGTAATCTGAGATTTGAGGCTTTCTAGTCAGACCCATGCTGATCTGAATGGCCAAAAACGCCTCCATCCCAGAGCGATCAATGGGTTTATAGTCACGTAAACGAGAGTGACTCGCTAGCTCGGTGGAAGCTAACGCCTCAGCATAGCGGTTTGTCTCAGCCACCATGAGATCAATAGCACAATCGCTAAAAAAGGCTTTAAAAAAAAGGTATGGATCACTACAATCCCAAACTCTCTGCGgacctggggtgcgtttcccgtacaactacagaggttagctttttactaacgtggtacgatgcatcgttcaactaaccaacatgtaagttacgactgtttcccaaaaccgtcGTGATTTTACATAGTATTTTTGTTAGTTTGAACCATGTTGGTTTCAACCAACATAGTTCAGACTACAATGGTTGCAGATGTGTTCGGAGAATGTCGGGCTCTGTCGGTTAGAGCCGAACACATGAAGTCACGTAAATGTAATGAAATTTGACATTGCATGACGTTTCCTGGGCCCAGCAGTTATaatatcattaataataataattataataataataataataataataatgatgataatactTATTACAACAATAGGCAGtaatttcaataggctatgtatgctttttaaaaatatatatattaggctattaataataataggcataataatgataattttaataataacgTCACAGTCTATTGaacgtagcctactaattaGCCTAATCAGTGAAGCATAAATCGCCAACCGAGCAAATGTGAACAAATTAGTTACacatttaatgaaacacaccGAATAGCCTACATGTAGGCTAAATACTGGCCAATATTTTCATTTGTTGTAGCGTGACAAGGTGGCGTGAAAGGATAGACCTCTGCATTTCGGATCTTGTAGTCGTGGGTAGATGACAAATAGCAGAAttcagactgtccatgtgtcacacacttataaaaaatggcaattattaagaattgatatggaaatgttgtaggtctggtaggttcaagttctgtcatattaaatttattggatttgtatttaacttttgacttaaaataatcatccaaacataaaaaatgtcatatggtgtgactgtccaccatgtgtgcgaacttcctaaaaagagtgtatatccataaaaagtataattactttaaagttttaccatgcagataaaataattggatgttttttacaaccacagaaagttttgatgtttatgcatgctgtccaactaagttataatcaaatatattttgtccataaaatggttgtcatatggcgtgacactatattgtatattttgaccgggcattcatttggacattattattgtgAAGAGGACCCTGCTTAACCAGGAAGTAACAATAGAATGTCAGGAGTAATTGGCATGGTCAAGAGGTGATTTCTGCTTTTTAGGTTTTTATATGAAAAGCTTAGAATTGGACATCATCAATCGTGGCCAAATTTTAgtgtcttatggtgtgacatcatttgcctaaaaagtagctatttttcacaaatattcttcatgaattcttaaaaagcactgctgccatgtggtcagttgcatgctaaataatagttagctgtatttaactgtctagaaaatgagtttaactgtcaaaatgtcatatagtgtgacgctgcatcatatggtgtgacagcttttttcaagtcacactatatgacatttctgtcacaccctatgaccaaattgcatttttacataaaagttcttgtaaaaacatgttttaaattcagatattatgtttttttgttaaatctgtgataattgggaaaaaatgtatctgtacaattcatatttctcatacttttttttttttatgttaccatgccatgtaactttaaaaataaatactaaactttCATCTATTTTGCTGTTACATGCATACACCATTCATAGAGTGACTTCAAAAGtcattgttaatgattttattgtcattaaaaccctgttttgctctgacacatggtggagtggtgcagttcatcatatggcgtgacaccatgtcatttggtgtgacattaaataacacaaaaaaaaaagactttataattgaaaaatcattaaaacatcaatagcacacaaaggaaatggtatctgcaagaacctcaagaattttgagtgagttcttacaagaaatatcagaattaagctaaaatatctggttacatttaggagcattctccaccttgacaaaataacttgttaaatgttaggtttttcttctaaatattcacaaggaaatgttgcatatcaaagcaaacatgattaaaatgtacagtgacataaattaaaagtagaaaaaagtatctaattttcattttatttcaaattattttcacgccacaccatatgacaattttaggcacTAACATGACAAATTCGCATATAAATAtatctttcactttttttttttttgaaaaaaaaaaaatgtatattagtcaagtttagagatacagcaacacgtataaacactttttagggatgatatttgaagtttttttaaattccttttttcaggcttatttgtcatccacccaGTCGTAGGTTCGGGCCTGGATAATTAtcaattgaccgatcccaagcccctcctcccattgtcagtcccatagttactgttgctaagtcggACAAGTTTGCAGGAAAGTGTGCGAGAACGCGTGTTCAACATGGGTACGCAGCACCATTTAGCAGAGTGTAACAGTGTATGCTAGATTTCTAAGGCCaagtaatattgatatattcaaaaaacagaggccagaaaggccttcagtattcggaaggacacattcacaatgtctGCTGTTAACAACGAGGTGGAACACCACAAATTGAGGACAAACCAATCTGGTGTTATGGATCTTAATGGGATGCATGTTAACTggggataaacaattagcacgttatcacaagcaggtagtttaccttatttgctgcagatgtgactgattcaataaacaggtctgtgcaaacatatggtgttgacgtgtccataacaaaatctaaccatacCGAGGATTAATTAAAGACTGGTCCAAGTGCTGCAGATCCAAGTTCCCACGCAACTTGGGAGAGTGGCTAGCCTGTTAAGCAGCTCAtgttggggaggtggagagatagcTTCGCTTCGGTAGGCCGATAGCctacttattattttgaatggctgctttagaaggaagagttcaaataaacatgatacaatgtaggctattgaaaagaaaccactaGATCTACCCGAGTTTACCCATACAACGCACGACATATCTGCAGTTTGCAGACGTGATTTGTCTTGCACAAGACTTCATCAGTGCCCGCTTATGCTATACTTAATTTAAATGTGGGcaatatagtaggcctactattggcGATTTCGAGACTGCATAGCATATACAGCAAGGTTTTCAATCGGCACATGATTTGATCTTTAGAAGACATTGGCTATCTCTCGTTCAGCCATCAATGATGCATCGCAGTAGTCTATTCCGTTTGTTGAAAAAATGGTCATTAgcttatttctgtgaacagtcttctatcccaagttaaacatggcaaggGAGCCTATGCCTAAAATCTGAAAGTATTCTTATCGTGTGTAAGGCGATACGTGATTGAAGGTGTAGCCTATTTGCGCGTACTTTCaattgtatgagtgtgagttcaGTTCCTGCAAGGTAGGTATAATTTTTTGCGTAGGCTTATGTTGTCGTTTCAACAGTGGAAACCAggtttagttatgtttttgtcTGTAGTTATGAACACAAAAAAGGGAACATTTTCGTACACACTCAGATTTCTTTACTGAAAAGTAGCAGCCTATCCAAAGTTATGCAAAGTTAGGCCTATCCTATGTCTGTCAACGTTTCACACGGTCAGGATATCGGATGTCACTTCTACAAGTATCCCAGGCATATATTTGAACCTTTTTGAgctctttagttatttagttacttAGGCTACTCACAAAAGAAGCATTAGCATTCACATAACCGgcgtattgtaggctacagaatggacactataaaattcaaaattgaccgaggttgaccgaggtcctccggcgtcctcattgtgacatagtaaaagggggcggggcttgggatcggtcaattaaCAATGTTGTAATCTTGGATAGGCTCAATCACTAAATATTCCTATGATCGTTTAGAACCTGTAGTCCTAGTTTTAACTACTGATTGGAGACCATATGCTTACTAGCCTAGGCTTAGGATACATGTATATTATGTTCTATGAAAATTGGCAtggttagattagattcaactttattgtcattgtgcagagcacaagtacaaatacaaccaaatacagtttgcatctaaccagaagtgccaaaaaggcagaaaagtgcaatgtgatatataaagtatagacaggtggtgcatagacaggacaagacatatagtgcagtgtagacagtagtatacagttggtttgcagaaggtgatttagagtaatataaatgaaatataaatatgtgcagtatcTTAGCAGTTACCTAGTaagaacagaataaatatggatatgtaatatgaacaatgttgaACAACATGTTGTTGTGTAAGTGCTTTGGgtttcactctttcactctaaaagcgctatataaatgaataCTTTACTGTATGATTGCCCTTCATGTCAATGGGATTTTGTCATGCCTTTATGCAGCATTTTTCCAATGTTGCCCTTGTtatgtgttttcattgtgacactgaaaactgaatactgttaccacacacaagtatttcatgatattttaaatgcacagatacagttttttttaccATTACTTTTTATCCATTGTAGTTATGAAGTTGTGTCTTGAATCACAACCACAAAATGACAGTTCACATAGCACAAATGTTTCAATGCTCAAATGGTTGAAGGATCTGCGCCAGCTgtaccaacacaaacacacacacacacacacacacacacacacacacacacagtgttacttTAGGTGCTGCTCATGTTGTTGCCTTCTGCTGCTGAGATAGTAGCAAAGTCTATACTGTTGTTTTCAAATGCATGTCTATATTCCCTGAGTGCACTGACATTTCAAGACCTACTTTAATCCATCAACCCCCTATGATAATACAAGCATGTCAACTGCTCCATCTAGGAGCCCAATAGCGAGGCAGAGGCGCGGTACAACAACGCCCATAGCCGGTCCGCGTTGTTGTGGAGAGGGCCCTGGGCATGTGGAAAGGTGTGTGAGCAAATCCGCTGGTGGCCTGAAGCTCCATCCTGCAAAGGCGTGCAGTGTAGTTTTGGTGACGTCGCTTCTGCTACATGGCCCTTCAGGGTCACATCCCACTGCCGGCTGATGAGGAGATGttagtggaggaggtggaagaggtcATTCCAGTGGCTGCTGCACACCTTCCTGCTGGCCTGGAAGCACACTGGGAATTAGTTGCACATATGTTTGGCCCCTAAACACCCAAACCCCACAATTCCCTGCCACATtccctgttttttccccttttgtttatgttttttacatttcttttagtttggtgggggtgagggggtaaaTGTACTTAACTTTCCCACCATCACTTTCTCCCCAtgatccctcccacacacacacatgttccctATGAGCCATGACATCAAAATACACAGATTGAAAGGTCACAAAGCAAAGGCAACTTACCATTTTTCCGCCTCCCATGACAGGCCTACCCATACCTGGGCCATGAAGGACAAGTTAAATCAGTGAAAATCATGTCACATTTTGACACTGACCACAGCACTCTGCATGCTCACTTAAGTCCCAGAGGTCTTAAAGTTCTCCAAGCGAGAGGCTACTCAACTTCACAGCAGCATTCTCCAATGTCATTGTACCAACATAATTCAGCTATGTGTTCAAATATCAAGATCATATAATAACTGagagtagcctaacttataCACCCGCTAAACATAGCTTGTGATCAGACAAGATACAACACAAACCCCACTCCACAGGCATACTCACCTCACACCCATCGACTCAGTCTTGAACCCCTGACCTCTCTCATGTAAAGCACACACGCTATACAGCACAGTCACTTCACCACATCATAATGGGCTGTAGAGTCCATACCGTTAGCTATGTGTATGATTAGCAGATGCTTCATCCAAACACACTTAACATACGACTACAATGTAACGTTATCCTTTTATAACAATTACGATGCTAGCCTCACATAACAATACCGTTGGCATTCAAAAGCTTTATCACCAGATAACTTAACGGGTGTTCGAAAGAATCTGTGCTGACACATtagcattaggctacatgtaaaTTCACGAATAATAACAACACAGATGATTGCGGTCACCATAACACTAAACCACAGGCCGCTCTGTTGTAGGCTAACTCCACAACACTTCACTTTCCACTGTACCACATAACGTTGTCCAGTAATGTGCAATTGTAGCCTCCAGCAATGCTATGGTATGGTATCCCACAGCAATGTTATGGGATCGTTTAATGGCTACCTCTCATCCATCTGTCAGCTGCGTGTTCCGTCATCAGGGTTACGTCGTCTCCAGCAACTATGCTTCTTACTACATactacaggtcgagaggtgtagctgtaactacacaactttacgatagtgg is from Alosa alosa isolate M-15738 ecotype Scorff River chromosome 15, AALO_Geno_1.1, whole genome shotgun sequence and encodes:
- the LOC125308574 gene encoding piggyBac transposable element-derived protein 4-like, whose protein sequence is MVAETNRYAEALASTELASHSRLRDYKPIDRSGMEAFLAIQISMGPSTHDRCLGIGHSSVVGLLREAKLLGKGHSLYTDSYYTSPALFQELHRQNTGACGTVRVNRKGMPPQLHGLKLWPSEPPVFFEKRPLLTASFRDDGTVTVLSTVHDNLVITKRVRRKGPDGYRTLRKPKSVEDYNRFMGGVDRGDQLCSYYSYRHRAMKWYHRMFHHIREVALVNAYILHKESGNTMQSAGFRELVVKGLLRRRQIELTPPPRPISTPLVPVRLTGRHFLGQHEKSRPDCKVCSTQKRSPDDARRGRKQTPFFCKTCPDHPALCPTDCFEMYHTKLVYKH